A window of the Planococcus citri chromosome 4, ihPlaCitr1.1, whole genome shotgun sequence genome harbors these coding sequences:
- the LOC135845314 gene encoding kinetochore protein NDC80 homolog: protein MKKSSLGRRSSLLGQGRLSNADKNSIRNTAESKKSFIPKPTSFGSKNERSSSVDRDGFGSSVKKDQHPPSGLRRSRSFLDLNRNSTCQTPTQLSRRNTAGSCRKFSESTGRPSSMGAPKSARKESRPISEKSFQLDAQHKVQEFFMNRAPHLLDNGNIKPMTAAMFTNLVQFLIQRYDKKIVINKANLIEEILNICKLYNYRGKAEKSWLMTVNAPHSWPYVVSFLLWLVEITSCSEVFDVFEALYPDRVEGDPDAENEDNFNFKLLVPRLLRGYRNGNTDEEMQQYLIEHKQALGLDDEEHELLQQQYNDLQKELFDSEDVQEQEKLESLENAVASLRDDINKTRSFNYDTENYVATMKRKREERVAMFDDHEHQIQALLEKQKDLQIMVSSQEMSPELQREIQEKVAILHQDCRQLNDQITDYQNEVYKIDIDLVKNRNEFSRVIQAYNKEITVNSVRLPALKSAQIENTKQIPIDAMNGGKPFEHIDGILKDLRVMSKNRKRDKEMEVQQDLLSVQKKEDELTVLTEENDALISQHEQFTNETIEIKRIMSKDKEQTKAALNEYQKMIKMKKEQFQTTESGLAEELSTVEKHYLEQKKIADKQADEGLKFLDEKKRALEQFEQDLENDTRKVFEETKKKIEEIVREN, encoded by the exons atgaaaaaatcatctttggGCCGACGGTCATCGCTCTTAGGCCAAGGACGCCTATCAAACGCCGATAAGAACAGTATAAG AAACACTGCCGAGAGTAAAAAATCCTTCATACCGAAACCGACAAGTTTCGGATCAAAGAATGAGCGATCTTCATCCGTCGATCGAGATGGTTTCGGATCTTCTGTAAAGAAAGATCAGCATCCACCATCAGGTTTGAGAAGATCGAGGAGTTTCTTGGATTTAAATCGTAATTCAACTTGTCAAACACCGACACAGTTATCTAGACGTAATACAGCCGGATCATGCAG aaaattctccGAAAGTACCGGACGTCCGAGTTCGATGGGTGCTCCAAAAAGTGCCAGGAAAGAATCACgtccaatttctgaaaaatctttTCAACTAGACGCTCAGCATAAA gtaCAAGAGTTCTTTATGAATCGAGCTCCTCATCTACTCGATAACGGTAATATTAAGCCCATGACAGCTGCCATGTTCACCAATTTAGTTCAGTTTCTGATTCAACgatatgataaaaaaatcgtcataaatAAAGCGAATCTTATCGAGGAAATATTAAACATTTGTAAACTGTACAATTACAGAGGCAAAGCTGAAAAATCTTGGCTAATGACCG tcAATGCTCCTCATTCTTGGCCCTACGTCGTCTCATTTTTACTCTGGTTAGTCGAAATAACCTCGTGTTCCGAAGTCTTCGACGTATTCGAAGCATTATACCCTGACAGAGTGGAAGGTGATCCGGATGCTGAAAATGAAGAtaacttcaatttcaaattattggtTCCACGTCTTCTCAGAGGGTATCGAAATGGAAATACTGATGAGGAAATGCAGCAATACTTGATCGAACACA AACAAGCTTTAGGTCTGGACGATGAAGAGCATGAACTTTTACAACAGCAATACAATGATTTGCAAAAAGAGCTTTTCGATAGTGAAGATGTTCAAGAACAAGAGAAACTGGAG agtTTAGAAAATGCTGTTGCATCTTTACGTGACGATATCAATAAAACGCGATCTTTCAACTACGATACGGAAAATTACGTTGCCACGATGAAGAGAAAACGCGAAGAAAGAGTAGCTATGTTCGATGATCACG AGCATCAAATTCAAGCACTATTGGAAAAGCAGAAAGATTTACAAATCATGGTCTCGTCTCAAGAAATGTCTCCGGAACTTCAACGTGAAATACAAGAAAAAGTAGCCATCTTGCATCAAGACTGTCGTCAACTCAATGATCAAATCACCgattatcaaaatgaagtttatAAGATAGATATCGATTTGGTTAAAAATCGAAACGAA TTCAGTAGAGTAATTCAAGCGTATAATAAAGAAATCACCGTCAATTCAGTCAGATTACCAGCTTTGAAAAGTGCTCAAATCGAAAACACCAAACAAATCCCCATCGATGCCATGAACGGAGGCAAACCATTCGAACACATAGATGGTATTCTGAAAGATCTTCGAGTAATGTCTAAAAATCGTAAACGAGATAAAGAAATGGAAGTGCAACAGGATTTGCTCAGCGTTCAAAAG aaAGAAGACGAATTAACGGTGCTAACCGAAGAAAACGATGCATTGATTAGTCAACACGAACAATTCACCAATGAAACTATAGAAATTAAAAGAATAATGTCGAAG GATAAAGAACAAACTAAAGCAGCGCTCAATGAGTatcagaaaatgatcaaaatgaaaaaagaacaattCCAAACGACAGAAAGTGGTTTAGCTGAAGAACTTTCTACCGTTGAAAAACA TTATTTAGAACAAAAAAAGATCGCAGATAAACAAGCCGATGAAGGTCTCAAATTTCtcgatgaaaagaaaagagcaCTCGAACAATTCGAACAAGATTTAGAG aatgataCCAGAAAAGTCTTCGaagaaacgaagaaaaaaatagaagaaatagTACGAGAAAACTGA